From one Streptomyces sp. ICC1 genomic stretch:
- a CDS encoding glycosyltransferase family 4 protein, with protein MHKTLIVTNDFPPRPGGIQAFLHNMALRLDPDRVVVYASTWKHSAEGREATAAFDAEQPFQVVRDRTTMLLPTPRVTRRAVGLLREHGCESVWFGAAAPLGLMGPALRRAGARRIVATTHGHEAGWAQLPGARQLLRRIGEGTDTLTYLGEYTRSRIASAVTDRAAARMAQLPPGVDEKTFHPGSGGDAVRARLGLSDRPVVVCVSRLVPRKGQDTLIEAMPRILAAVPDAVLLVVGGGPYGADLRKLAAATGVASSVVFTGAVPWSELPAHYGAGDVFAMPCRTRRGGLDVEGLGIVYLEASATGLPVVAGDSGGAPDAVLDGETGWVVPGGAPADAADRVVALLRDPDLRRRMGERGRAWVEEKWRWDLLADRLRELL; from the coding sequence ATGCACAAGACGCTGATCGTGACCAACGACTTCCCGCCGCGGCCGGGGGGCATCCAGGCCTTCCTCCACAACATGGCGCTGCGGCTGGACCCCGACCGCGTCGTCGTCTACGCCTCCACCTGGAAGCACTCCGCCGAGGGCCGGGAAGCCACCGCCGCCTTCGACGCGGAGCAGCCCTTCCAGGTCGTGCGCGACCGGACGACGATGCTGCTGCCCACCCCGAGGGTGACCCGGCGGGCGGTGGGCCTGCTGCGCGAACACGGCTGCGAGTCCGTGTGGTTCGGGGCCGCGGCCCCGCTCGGCCTGATGGGCCCCGCGCTGCGCCGGGCCGGCGCCCGGCGGATCGTGGCGACCACGCACGGGCACGAGGCGGGCTGGGCCCAGCTGCCGGGCGCCAGGCAGCTGCTGCGGCGCATCGGCGAGGGCACGGACACGCTGACCTACCTGGGCGAGTACACGCGTTCGCGGATCGCCTCGGCCGTGACGGACCGGGCGGCGGCGCGGATGGCGCAGCTCCCGCCCGGAGTCGACGAGAAGACCTTCCACCCCGGGTCGGGCGGGGACGCGGTCCGGGCCCGGCTCGGGCTGTCGGACCGGCCGGTCGTGGTGTGCGTCTCGCGCCTCGTCCCCCGCAAGGGCCAGGACACCCTGATCGAGGCGATGCCGCGGATCCTGGCGGCGGTGCCCGACGCGGTGCTGCTCGTCGTGGGCGGCGGCCCGTACGGGGCGGACCTGCGCAAGCTGGCCGCCGCCACGGGGGTCGCCTCCTCGGTGGTCTTCACGGGCGCGGTCCCGTGGTCGGAACTGCCCGCCCACTACGGCGCGGGCGACGTCTTCGCGATGCCGTGCCGCACCCGGCGGGGCGGGCTGGACGTGGAGGGCCTGGGCATCGTCTACCTCGAAGCCTCCGCGACGGGCCTGCCCGTGGTCGCGGGCGACTCGGGCGGGGCCCCGGACGCGGTGCTGGACGGGGAGACGGGCTGGGTGGTGCCCGGCGGCGCCCCGGCGGACGCGGCGGACCGCGTCGTGGCCCTGCTCCGGGACCCCGACCTGCGCCGCCGCATGGGCGAGCGCGGCCGGGCCTGGGTCGAGGAGAAGTGGCGCTGGGACCTGCTGGCGGACCGGCTGCGCGAGCTGCTCTGA
- a CDS encoding C40 family peptidase, producing the protein MASHRRSGPSVLDRNTKVTVLTAAAAGAAVAMTGAPASAAPGLPLEPPAGARAQVDRLFEEAEQATERFNQAGEKADGLRTEVGRVQDAVARGQDRINTMRGVLGAYAGAQYRAGGIDPAVELMLSDDPDEYLAKASALDRLTGRQARRLDELRSEQRRLGQERQDASRKLAELDALRAEVAKEKRAVTAKLAAARRLLNAMPTEERADFERASRSGGRPEGLPDLPGAASQGPSSGRAATAVMAARSAVGRPYVWGSTGPTGFDCSGLMVWSYRQAGVALPRTSQAQRHAGQRVSLSEARPGDLVTYRSDASHVGMYVGNGQVVHAPYPGARVRYDPVGMMPVSSVTRP; encoded by the coding sequence GTGGCGTCCCATCGCCGGTCCGGGCCCAGCGTCCTCGACCGGAACACGAAGGTCACCGTCCTCACCGCCGCCGCGGCAGGAGCGGCGGTCGCCATGACGGGCGCACCCGCGAGTGCGGCCCCGGGCCTCCCGCTCGAGCCCCCGGCCGGCGCCCGCGCCCAGGTCGACCGGCTCTTCGAGGAGGCCGAGCAGGCCACCGAGCGCTTCAACCAGGCGGGCGAGAAGGCCGACGGGCTGCGCACCGAAGTCGGCCGGGTCCAGGACGCGGTGGCCCGCGGCCAGGACCGCATCAACACCATGCGCGGGGTGCTCGGCGCCTACGCCGGAGCCCAGTACCGGGCGGGCGGCATCGACCCCGCGGTCGAGCTGATGCTCTCCGACGACCCCGACGAGTACCTCGCCAAGGCCTCCGCCCTCGACCGGCTGACCGGCCGCCAGGCCCGCCGGCTGGACGAACTGCGCTCCGAGCAGCGCCGGCTCGGCCAGGAGCGCCAGGACGCCTCCCGCAAACTCGCCGAACTCGACGCCCTGCGCGCCGAGGTGGCGAAGGAGAAGCGCGCCGTCACCGCCAAGCTCGCCGCCGCCCGCCGGCTGCTCAACGCGATGCCCACCGAGGAGCGCGCCGACTTCGAGCGCGCCTCGCGCTCCGGCGGCCGTCCCGAGGGCCTGCCGGACCTGCCCGGCGCCGCCTCCCAGGGCCCCTCCTCCGGCCGCGCCGCCACCGCCGTGATGGCGGCCCGCTCCGCCGTCGGCCGGCCCTACGTGTGGGGTTCCACCGGCCCCACCGGATTCGACTGCTCCGGGCTGATGGTGTGGTCCTACCGCCAGGCGGGCGTCGCACTGCCGCGCACCTCGCAGGCGCAGCGGCACGCCGGGCAGCGGGTCTCCCTCTCGGAGGCGCGCCCGGGCGACCTCGTGACGTACCGCTCGGACGCCAGCCACGTCGGCATGTACGTGGGCAACGGCCAGGTGGTGCACGCCCCGTACCCGGGAGCGCGGGTGCGCTACGACCCGGTCGGGATGATGCCGGTGTCCTCGGTGACGCGGCCCTGA
- a CDS encoding C40 family peptidase: MASHRRPKQPTRTRATVLTVTAAAAVVLSGQAANAAPAKPSKDEVKTKVDALYEEAEQATEKFNGAQTRQDALEKEIGQLQDQVARGQGELNTLRGTIGSMANAQYRTGGIDQSLALFLSADPDNYLDKASTLEQLSGKQVESVQKIQAKQRSLAQQRQEAAGKLADLDATRKELAEKKKVSTDKLAEAQALLNSLTAQERAQLKEEAKKESGSAAEQAELSNVKGSGRAADALRAAVTKNGKAYVRGGTGPNAFDCSGLTQWAYKQAGITIGRTTFDQVKEGPKISLSELQPGDLVFYSNLQHVGLYAGNGKVFHAANPSAGVLYGSLSGFAYGVRVGS, encoded by the coding sequence GTGGCGTCCCACCGTCGACCCAAGCAGCCGACCCGCACTCGCGCGACCGTGCTCACCGTCACCGCCGCCGCCGCCGTGGTCCTCTCCGGCCAGGCCGCCAACGCCGCCCCGGCGAAGCCGAGCAAGGACGAGGTCAAGACCAAAGTCGACGCCCTCTACGAAGAGGCGGAGCAGGCGACCGAGAAGTTCAACGGCGCCCAGACGCGCCAGGACGCCCTCGAGAAGGAGATCGGGCAGCTCCAGGACCAGGTCGCCCGCGGCCAGGGCGAGCTCAACACCCTGCGCGGCACCATAGGTTCGATGGCCAACGCCCAGTACCGCACCGGTGGCATAGACCAGTCCCTCGCGCTGTTCCTCTCCGCCGACCCGGACAACTACCTCGACAAGGCCTCCACGCTGGAGCAGCTGAGCGGCAAGCAGGTCGAGTCGGTCCAGAAGATCCAGGCCAAGCAGCGCAGCCTCGCGCAGCAGCGCCAGGAGGCCGCCGGCAAGCTCGCCGACCTCGACGCCACCCGCAAGGAGCTGGCCGAGAAGAAGAAGGTCTCGACGGACAAGCTCGCCGAGGCCCAGGCCCTCCTCAACTCGCTGACCGCGCAGGAGCGCGCGCAGCTCAAGGAGGAGGCCAAGAAGGAGAGCGGCAGCGCGGCCGAGCAGGCCGAGCTCAGCAACGTGAAGGGCTCGGGACGGGCGGCGGACGCGCTGCGGGCCGCCGTGACCAAGAACGGCAAGGCCTACGTCCGCGGCGGCACCGGCCCGAACGCGTTCGACTGCTCCGGCCTCACGCAGTGGGCCTACAAGCAGGCCGGCATCACCATCGGCCGCACCACCTTCGACCAGGTCAAGGAAGGCCCGAAGATCAGCCTGAGCGAGCTCCAGCCCGGAGACCTGGTCTTCTACTCGAACCTCCAGCACGTCGGGCTGTACGCGGGCAACGGCAAGGTCTTCCACGCCGCCAACCCCAGCGCCGGCGTCCTGTACGGATCCCTCAGCGGATTCGCGTACGGGGTCCGCGTCGGCAGCTGA
- a CDS encoding NYN domain-containing protein: protein MVEPASGAEPADAAGDAAEVLDRPLPEGVRRRVVALVSDAFGGLTVADLPAQLRQYARFTPTRRAKFAGNAMATAVESDPVFRGRVAEKLREAQAELAGALESGAPPAAADPLDVAAAAYVLRPAGWAKLVAAAGEEAQRADAERVDEEARREMDRLREELAHVRESQRAGGDQVRADLDAARKEAESLQRKLRSALSDVKRGDAALRKLNAEIDGIRAEAAAQVITAESESRRLKSRLAEVETALETSRRATREGRSIEDMRLRLLLDTVLDAAAGLRRELALPPVSTRPADTVEAVEPGRMTPKDIAARALSETDPALLDQLLALPQAHLVIDGYNVTKTGYPTMPLEKQRLRLLGGLSMLAAQTGAEMTCVFDGAELAAPVLLAPPRGVRVLFSKAGVTADELIRQLVRAEPPGRPVVVVSTDREVADGVAKAGARPVTSALLLKRLSRVS, encoded by the coding sequence ATTGTGGAGCCAGCAAGCGGCGCTGAGCCGGCCGACGCGGCCGGCGACGCCGCCGAGGTGCTCGACCGCCCGCTGCCGGAAGGCGTGCGGCGCCGGGTCGTCGCGCTCGTCTCGGACGCCTTCGGCGGTCTGACGGTCGCCGACCTCCCGGCGCAACTGCGCCAGTACGCGCGGTTCACCCCGACCCGGCGCGCCAAGTTCGCGGGCAATGCCATGGCCACGGCCGTGGAGAGCGACCCCGTCTTCCGCGGCCGGGTCGCCGAGAAGCTCCGCGAGGCGCAGGCCGAGCTGGCCGGGGCGCTGGAGTCGGGCGCCCCGCCCGCCGCCGCCGACCCGCTGGACGTGGCGGCCGCCGCCTACGTCCTGCGGCCGGCCGGCTGGGCCAAGCTCGTGGCCGCCGCCGGCGAGGAGGCGCAGCGCGCCGACGCCGAGCGGGTCGACGAGGAGGCGCGCCGGGAGATGGACCGGCTCCGCGAGGAGCTGGCCCACGTACGGGAGTCGCAGCGCGCGGGCGGCGACCAGGTGCGGGCCGATCTGGACGCGGCGCGCAAGGAAGCGGAATCGCTTCAGCGCAAGCTGCGCAGCGCCCTGAGCGACGTCAAGCGGGGCGACGCGGCCCTGCGCAAGCTCAACGCCGAGATCGACGGCATCCGTGCCGAGGCGGCCGCGCAGGTGATCACCGCCGAGAGCGAGAGCCGGCGGCTCAAGTCCCGCCTCGCGGAGGTGGAGACGGCGCTGGAGACCTCGCGCCGGGCCACCCGCGAGGGGCGCAGCATCGAGGACATGCGGCTGCGGCTGCTGCTGGACACCGTGCTGGACGCGGCCGCGGGGCTGCGCCGGGAGCTCGCACTGCCGCCGGTGTCCACCCGGCCCGCCGACACGGTGGAGGCGGTGGAGCCGGGCCGGATGACCCCCAAGGACATCGCGGCGCGCGCCCTGTCGGAGACCGACCCGGCGCTGCTGGACCAGCTGTTGGCGCTGCCCCAGGCGCACCTGGTGATCGACGGCTACAACGTCACCAAGACCGGCTACCCGACGATGCCGCTGGAGAAGCAGCGGCTGCGGCTGCTGGGCGGGCTGTCGATGCTCGCCGCGCAGACGGGCGCCGAGATGACCTGTGTCTTCGACGGGGCGGAGCTGGCGGCCCCGGTGCTGCTCGCGCCGCCGCGCGGGGTGCGGGTGCTGTTCTCCAAGGCCGGGGTGACCGCGGACGAGCTGATCCGCCAGCTGGTGCGTGCCGAGCCGCCCGGCCGGCCGGTGGTCGTGGTCTCCACGGACCGGGAGGTCGCCGACGGGGTGGCCAAGGCGGGTGCGCGGCCGGTGACGTCCGCCTTGTTGCTGAAGCGGCTTTCGCGCGTTTCGTAA
- a CDS encoding rhomboid family intramembrane serine protease, protein MIVRWRAVREAARGPVVTHALIAGCCVVFVLSPASGLNPVYGTDDELLATGTAYFRRWGVVPDELFAGGGRALLTPLTALFVHGSWLHLLGNMLFLFVFGAMTEQRMGRAGFLCFYVCTGYLALAAYAAANASSDQTLVGASGAISAVLGAFLCLFPGARVTSLFPFLFFVPLRFPAWIVLLFWFALQWLAAHRAGSGPGVAYLAHVVGFSVGFLYAWVRYRRGARVRRTVPAGEGDSQP, encoded by the coding sequence ATGATCGTAAGGTGGCGGGCCGTACGCGAGGCCGCGCGGGGACCGGTGGTCACCCACGCGCTGATCGCCGGCTGCTGTGTGGTGTTCGTGCTGAGCCCGGCGTCGGGGCTCAATCCGGTCTACGGGACGGATGATGAGCTGCTGGCGACGGGGACGGCGTACTTCCGGCGCTGGGGCGTGGTCCCGGACGAGCTGTTCGCGGGCGGCGGCAGGGCGCTGCTGACCCCGCTGACGGCCCTGTTCGTGCACGGCAGCTGGCTCCACCTGCTGGGCAACATGCTCTTCCTCTTCGTCTTCGGGGCGATGACGGAGCAGCGCATGGGCCGGGCGGGGTTCCTCTGCTTCTACGTCTGTACGGGCTACCTGGCCCTGGCCGCGTACGCGGCGGCGAACGCCTCCTCCGACCAGACCCTCGTCGGGGCCTCCGGGGCGATCTCAGCGGTGCTGGGGGCCTTCCTGTGCCTGTTCCCCGGGGCGCGCGTGACGAGCCTGTTCCCGTTCCTCTTCTTCGTGCCGCTGCGGTTCCCCGCGTGGATCGTCCTACTGTTCTGGTTCGCCCTGCAGTGGCTGGCGGCGCACCGGGCGGGAAGCGGTCCGGGCGTGGCCTATCTGGCCCACGTGGTGGGCTTCTCGGTGGGCTTCCTCTACGCGTGGGTGCGCTACAGGCGTGGGGCTAGAGTGAGGCGGACAGTGCCCGCAGGCGAGGGAGACAGCCAACCGTGA
- a CDS encoding Lrp/AsnC ligand binding domain-containing protein, whose product MITALVLIKTSVDRIPEIAEAIAALENVSEVYSVTGTYDLIALVRVARHEALADVIPGRISKIPGVEATDTHVAFRTYSQHDLEAAFAIGLDA is encoded by the coding sequence GTGATCACCGCACTCGTGCTCATCAAGACCAGCGTGGACCGGATCCCCGAGATCGCCGAGGCCATCGCCGCGCTGGAGAACGTCAGCGAGGTCTACTCCGTGACGGGCACCTACGACCTGATCGCGCTGGTCCGCGTGGCCCGCCACGAGGCCCTGGCGGACGTCATCCCGGGCCGCATCAGCAAGATCCCGGGCGTCGAGGCCACGGACACGCACGTCGCGTTCCGCACGTACTCCCAGCACGACCTGGAAGCGGCCTTCGCGATCGGCCTGGACGCGTAG